The Candidatus Binatia bacterium genomic sequence GGCGAGGAACAAGCTGATTTCAGCCAGTGCAAAGATGCCGCGGCCGTTGTTCACCCATTGTTTGAACACCGCCGCGACTGGATAGATGAAGGCGATCTCGACATCGAAGATCACGAAAATCAGTGCGATGAGATAGAAACGAATGTTGAAGTTGATCCATGCGCCACCGGTCGGCGGCTCGCCGCATTCATAGGTTGTGAGCTTCAAGGCTTCGGGATTGGCAGGGCGTACCAAGCTCGCGA encodes the following:
- a CDS encoding NADH-quinone oxidoreductase subunit A; the protein is MYFQFANVLVFFVITFLFVGALLALASLVRPANPEALKLTTYECGEPPTGGAWINFNIRFYLIALIFVIFDVEIAFIYPVAAVFKQWVNNGRGIFALAEISLFLAILFVGVAYVWVKGDLEWLKRVRTSGTQPERDRLNEAA